In one Vulgatibacter incomptus genomic region, the following are encoded:
- a CDS encoding glutamine amidotransferase-related protein: protein MTLPRLLLLKAGSTHPDVVSACGDYDEWFRRALPGGQSRCETVAVSEGAELPSPEGYGGAIITGSPSGVRDEAPWMERLSVWALGAADGGLPILAVCFGHQLLGEALGGRVEASPRGWELGSVEVDLSPEGRDDPLFDGLPPRLVVGATHRDELVRPPSGLGARRLASNAHSPWQAFSAGPRIRAVQFHPEVDAAIAKRVLAVHGLDEPVRQSDHGRRILANWDRHFVRRCS, encoded by the coding sequence GTGACCCTGCCGCGCCTCCTCCTGCTCAAGGCGGGAAGCACCCACCCCGACGTGGTCTCAGCCTGCGGCGACTACGACGAGTGGTTCCGGCGCGCGCTGCCGGGAGGGCAGTCGAGGTGCGAGACGGTCGCGGTATCGGAAGGCGCCGAGCTCCCGTCGCCCGAAGGCTACGGCGGGGCGATCATCACCGGCTCGCCCTCCGGCGTGCGCGACGAGGCGCCCTGGATGGAGCGGCTCTCCGTCTGGGCCCTCGGCGCCGCCGACGGGGGCCTTCCGATCCTGGCGGTCTGCTTCGGACACCAGCTCCTCGGCGAGGCCCTCGGCGGGCGGGTCGAGGCCTCGCCCCGTGGATGGGAGCTCGGGAGCGTCGAGGTGGATCTCTCGCCGGAAGGCCGGGACGATCCCCTCTTCGACGGCCTCCCCCCTCGCCTGGTGGTCGGAGCGACCCACCGCGACGAGCTCGTCCGTCCGCCGTCCGGGCTCGGCGCGCGTCGCCTGGCGTCGAATGCCCACTCCCCATGGCAGGCGTTCTCCGCAGGGCCGCGGATCCGCGCGGTGCAGTTCCATCCGGAGGTGGACGCGGCGATCGCGAAGCGGGTGCTCGCCGTCCACGGGCTCGACGAACCCGTGCGCCAGAGCGACCACGGCCGGAGGATCCTCGCCAATTGGGATCGTCACTTCGTGCGACGGTGTTCCTGA
- a CDS encoding aldehyde dehydrogenase family protein — translation MNVPLRRPYISGAFPEGNEVREIRSPWDGRVVARVSQAGPGEAAGALAAAFAARRAGQALPAGRRRELCEGVANGIRERAEELARSICDEAGKPIAIARAEVKRAIATFTLAAAEATRFAGKVVPIDLDPATVGYEAITRRVPAGVVVAISPFNFPLNLGAHKVAPALAVGSPVIWKPPPQAPSAACILAEIVHGLGVPDGLFQVVPCGNEVAEILATDRRVAILSFTGSAPVGWALKAKSGRAKVVLELGGNAAAIVCADANLAWAARRCAHGGMVYAGQVCIAVQRIYVEASVYEAFRETLRAEVDALKVGDPSREDTVVGPVIDEGHAKRIESWIDEAKWGGATVHGGGRRGSFVLPTILEKVPSNARITCEEVFGPVILLEPFDDFDAVLGAVNESQYGLQAGVFTDSLARTRKAWRELEVGGVIVNDYPTFRQDNMPYGGVKASGLGREGLSYAMEDYTEPRVLVLSGRA, via the coding sequence ATGAACGTTCCGCTCAGGCGCCCCTACATCTCCGGTGCCTTCCCCGAGGGAAACGAGGTTCGGGAGATCCGCAGCCCCTGGGACGGCCGCGTGGTCGCGCGGGTTTCGCAGGCGGGACCGGGGGAGGCTGCGGGCGCGCTCGCGGCGGCCTTCGCGGCGAGGCGCGCGGGACAGGCGCTCCCGGCCGGGCGCCGGCGGGAGCTCTGCGAAGGGGTCGCGAACGGGATCCGCGAGCGCGCGGAGGAGCTCGCGCGATCGATCTGCGACGAGGCGGGCAAGCCGATCGCCATCGCCCGCGCCGAGGTGAAGCGGGCGATCGCCACCTTCACGCTGGCGGCGGCGGAGGCGACCCGCTTTGCGGGCAAGGTGGTTCCAATCGACCTCGACCCCGCCACGGTCGGCTACGAGGCGATCACCCGGCGCGTTCCCGCGGGCGTGGTGGTCGCGATCTCCCCGTTCAACTTCCCGCTCAACCTGGGCGCACACAAGGTGGCGCCCGCGCTGGCCGTCGGGTCGCCGGTGATCTGGAAGCCGCCTCCCCAGGCGCCCTCGGCAGCCTGCATCCTGGCGGAGATCGTCCACGGCCTGGGCGTGCCCGACGGCCTGTTCCAGGTGGTGCCCTGCGGCAACGAGGTGGCCGAGATCCTCGCCACCGATCGGCGGGTCGCCATCCTCTCGTTCACCGGGAGCGCGCCCGTCGGCTGGGCCCTCAAGGCGAAGTCGGGGCGCGCGAAGGTGGTGCTCGAGCTGGGGGGAAACGCCGCGGCGATCGTCTGCGCAGACGCGAACCTGGCCTGGGCGGCGAGACGCTGCGCCCACGGCGGCATGGTCTACGCCGGTCAGGTCTGCATCGCCGTGCAGCGGATCTACGTGGAGGCGTCGGTGTACGAGGCGTTCCGCGAGACGCTCCGCGCCGAGGTCGACGCGCTGAAGGTGGGCGACCCGTCCCGGGAGGACACGGTGGTGGGGCCCGTCATCGACGAGGGGCACGCCAAGCGGATCGAGAGCTGGATCGACGAGGCGAAGTGGGGCGGCGCCACGGTGCACGGCGGCGGTCGGCGGGGCTCCTTCGTGCTGCCCACGATCCTCGAGAAGGTGCCTTCGAACGCCCGGATCACCTGTGAGGAGGTCTTCGGGCCGGTGATCCTCCTCGAGCCCTTCGATGACTTCGACGCCGTGCTCGGAGCGGTGAACGAGTCGCAGTACGGCCTGCAGGCCGGGGTCTTCACCGACAGCCTCGCCCGCACGCGGAAGGCCTGGCGGGAGCTCGAGGTCGGCGGTGTGATCGTGAACGACTATCCCACGTTCCGTCAGGACAACATGCCGTATGGCGGGGTGAAGGCGTCTGGGCTCGGTCGCGAAGGACTGAGCTACGCGATGGAGGACTACACCGAGCCGCGGGTGCTGGTGCTCTCCGGGAGGGCCTGA
- a CDS encoding Dickkopf N-terminal cysteine-rich domain-containing protein → MMRTGFRLWIGVLAATLGFAACTAPEAGGSKGGSQLLEAGEACSVRAECRSGLVCDPGRRICICTSDDSCQGDLKCNPFSGRCVSKVPGCTTSYDCGRGQWCDVPIRVCKVPTPYCGRCERDEECGAGNACIRLDGAATAFCGRACDTSNPCLYGTHCADGQCVPDESCDSLATCNPDTLQECTSTADCEGRDQLCEPATRRCVARQPGCVAGKACDPARLECVPSCLGDANCAQGMRCVNAICKKVQTCTTDDDCARTKVCRTAPGGAGECVPTCASTRDCPMGQLCNYENQRWACRDGCETNADCPPNTWCGPERLCASGAGVCQTSDVCAICEACEGNRCVPAYDDRVARYCAPCGTEGLDPACGPGGSCHAGACAPSCAERECAKGFFCKSIRDDAGTEVARACLPNDGICDTECR, encoded by the coding sequence ATGATGAGGACGGGATTCCGGCTCTGGATCGGCGTGTTGGCTGCAACCCTCGGGTTCGCCGCATGCACCGCGCCCGAGGCCGGCGGCTCCAAAGGGGGCTCGCAGCTCCTCGAGGCGGGCGAGGCGTGCTCGGTCCGCGCAGAGTGCCGGTCGGGCCTGGTCTGCGATCCGGGGCGGCGCATCTGCATCTGCACCTCCGACGACTCCTGCCAGGGCGACCTCAAGTGCAACCCCTTCAGCGGCCGCTGCGTCTCGAAGGTGCCGGGGTGCACCACGAGCTACGACTGCGGTCGAGGACAGTGGTGCGACGTGCCGATCCGGGTCTGCAAGGTCCCGACGCCCTACTGCGGAAGGTGCGAGCGCGACGAGGAGTGTGGAGCGGGCAACGCCTGCATTCGGCTGGACGGCGCCGCGACCGCCTTCTGCGGAAGGGCCTGCGACACGAGCAATCCCTGCCTGTATGGAACCCACTGCGCCGATGGCCAGTGCGTCCCCGACGAGAGCTGCGACTCCCTCGCGACCTGCAACCCGGACACCCTGCAGGAGTGCACCAGCACGGCCGATTGTGAGGGACGGGACCAGCTCTGCGAGCCGGCGACACGCCGCTGCGTCGCGCGGCAGCCGGGCTGCGTCGCCGGCAAGGCCTGCGATCCCGCCAGGCTCGAGTGCGTGCCGAGCTGTCTCGGCGACGCCAACTGCGCCCAGGGCATGCGCTGCGTGAACGCGATCTGCAAGAAGGTGCAGACCTGCACGACCGACGACGACTGTGCGCGGACGAAGGTCTGCCGAACGGCTCCCGGCGGGGCGGGAGAGTGCGTGCCGACGTGCGCGTCGACGAGGGACTGTCCGATGGGGCAGCTCTGCAACTACGAAAACCAGCGGTGGGCCTGCCGGGACGGCTGCGAGACGAACGCCGATTGCCCACCCAACACCTGGTGCGGGCCGGAGCGCCTCTGCGCCTCGGGCGCCGGCGTCTGTCAGACCTCCGATGTCTGCGCGATCTGCGAGGCCTGCGAGGGGAACCGCTGCGTGCCCGCCTACGACGACCGCGTCGCCCGCTACTGCGCCCCGTGCGGAACGGAGGGGCTCGATCCGGCCTGCGGCCCCGGCGGCTCTTGCCACGCCGGCGCCTGCGCTCCCTCGTGTGCCGAGCGGGAGTGCGCGAAGGGCTTCTTCTGCAAGTCGATCCGGGACGACGCCGGCACCGAGGTCGCCAGGGCGTGTCTTCCCAACGACGGGATCTGCGACACGGAGTGCCGCTGA
- a CDS encoding AI-2E family transporter yields the protein MKPIRTVGSPSSAPSRAVLVRVAALWLAIAVALVAFRGVLFTFGGALLIAYLAEPIVTRLSSKPIGGRTLPRWAGILAVYAALFLLVYAFSIAALPQLYRELVRLVAEARELLNELTPAKISAYTRAAEEWLASRGIPIVFGDGEPLPAPSDSGPKLHFDLEATLRSIALTSSTWARTHLMEVVGVSQRIVTHLVGGIFQLFFMLMVAAFVLLDPAPIRSFFRSLVPVQWGAGFDSLLARIDDKLAGVVRGQILICLVNGALTLVGLLILKVKFALILATLATLLSFIPIFGTVISTVPIVLVALTQSFGTALGALGWVLGIHGLEAYLLNPRILGTSARIHPVVIAFALLAGERTFGFAGALFAVPVASILLAVFLHFKERADRLQAEELGADVQSDAKESAEAGS from the coding sequence GTGAAGCCAATCCGCACCGTCGGAAGCCCCTCCTCCGCGCCGAGTCGCGCGGTCCTGGTCCGCGTCGCCGCCCTCTGGCTCGCGATCGCCGTGGCGCTCGTGGCCTTCCGGGGCGTCCTCTTCACCTTCGGCGGAGCGCTCCTCATCGCGTACCTCGCCGAGCCGATCGTCACCCGGCTCTCTTCGAAGCCGATCGGCGGAAGGACGCTTCCCCGCTGGGCGGGGATCCTCGCCGTCTACGCGGCGCTCTTCCTCCTCGTCTACGCCTTCTCGATCGCGGCGCTCCCCCAGCTCTATCGCGAGCTCGTCCGCCTGGTGGCAGAGGCCCGGGAGCTCCTGAACGAGCTCACCCCCGCCAAGATCTCGGCCTATACCCGGGCCGCTGAGGAGTGGCTCGCCTCCCGCGGGATCCCGATCGTCTTCGGCGACGGCGAGCCGCTACCCGCTCCGTCCGACTCCGGCCCGAAGCTCCACTTCGACCTCGAGGCCACGCTCCGATCGATTGCCCTGACGAGCTCCACCTGGGCCCGCACCCACCTGATGGAGGTGGTCGGGGTCTCGCAGCGGATCGTCACGCACCTCGTGGGCGGGATCTTCCAGCTCTTCTTCATGCTGATGGTGGCGGCCTTCGTCCTCCTCGACCCGGCCCCGATCCGCTCGTTCTTCCGCAGCCTCGTCCCCGTGCAGTGGGGCGCGGGCTTCGATTCCCTCCTCGCGCGGATCGACGACAAGCTCGCCGGCGTGGTCCGGGGGCAGATCCTCATCTGCCTGGTCAACGGGGCGCTCACCCTCGTCGGCCTGCTGATCCTGAAGGTGAAGTTCGCCCTGATCCTCGCGACCCTGGCGACCTTGCTCTCCTTCATCCCGATCTTCGGGACCGTGATCTCGACCGTCCCCATCGTGCTGGTGGCCCTCACCCAGTCATTTGGTACGGCCCTCGGGGCGCTGGGATGGGTCCTGGGAATCCACGGCCTCGAGGCCTACCTGCTGAACCCGCGGATCCTCGGCACCTCGGCCCGGATCCACCCGGTGGTGATCGCCTTCGCCCTCCTCGCCGGGGAGCGGACCTTCGGCTTCGCCGGCGCCCTCTTCGCCGTTCCCGTGGCCTCGATCCTCCTCGCGGTGTTCCTGCACTTCAAGGAGCGGGCGGATCGGCTCCAGGCGGAGGAGCTGGGCGCCGACGTCCAGTCCGACGCCAAGGAGAGCGCCGAGGCGGGCTCCTGA
- a CDS encoding tetratricopeptide repeat protein, producing the protein MSGLRLIPVAVLLWGTAACYPIWLGNRLEDRVETLDNATRENRAQQDETRRNLGERIDELDGTLDRMTKSATRTTAEVAASTDDLVRKVQLLRGELEKVTWRFEEVSQRFEQLERRVAALGGEDALRKLEAKQALGSVERPTDKQKFFDLAKGHHDRGDYATSRMLFQEFIEKWKFDDLAPQAQLLVGDSLVAEKKHRAAVLEYQKVREVWPKSRFLPDALYKLGLSFLELGLAPEGTTFLEEAAKYPGQQAGKDAKAKLTELSKNKNKKK; encoded by the coding sequence ATGAGCGGACTTCGCCTCATCCCTGTGGCCGTCCTCCTCTGGGGGACGGCCGCTTGCTACCCGATCTGGCTGGGCAACCGCCTGGAGGATCGGGTCGAGACGCTCGACAACGCCACCCGCGAGAACCGCGCTCAGCAGGACGAGACGCGGCGCAACCTCGGGGAGCGGATCGACGAGCTCGACGGCACCCTCGACCGCATGACGAAGTCGGCCACCCGCACGACCGCGGAGGTGGCGGCTTCCACGGACGACCTGGTCCGGAAGGTCCAGCTCCTCCGGGGCGAGCTCGAGAAGGTGACCTGGCGCTTCGAGGAGGTCTCCCAGCGCTTCGAGCAGCTCGAGCGACGGGTCGCCGCCCTCGGCGGCGAGGACGCGCTGCGCAAGCTCGAGGCCAAGCAGGCCCTGGGCTCGGTCGAGCGCCCCACCGACAAGCAGAAGTTCTTCGACCTGGCCAAGGGCCACCACGATCGCGGCGACTACGCCACCTCGCGGATGCTCTTCCAGGAGTTCATCGAGAAGTGGAAGTTCGACGACCTGGCGCCTCAGGCCCAGCTCCTCGTCGGCGACAGCCTCGTCGCGGAGAAGAAGCACCGGGCGGCGGTCCTCGAGTACCAGAAGGTGCGCGAGGTCTGGCCCAAGAGCCGCTTCCTCCCGGACGCGCTCTATAAGCTCGGGCTCTCCTTCCTCGAGCTCGGGCTCGCGCCCGAGGGGACCACCTTCCTCGAGGAGGCGGCGAAGTACCCTGGGCAGCAGGCCGGCAAGGACGCCAAGGCCAAGCTGACCGAGCTCTCGAAGAACAAGAACAAGAAGAAGTAG
- a CDS encoding OmpA family protein, with protein MNGLCEECGADSDCKAGFKCEVQTGGGNRCVPAAECYSNRDCSGGKVCQSGSCVACASDDACGPNMMCNNGACQPKAECSVDDDCRAGSNCIEGRCVAVGPICPQDPIRFAFNEYSLSTQARTSLNGLADCLRQKAGNAAVTLEGHCDERGTEEYNMTLGEKRAVAVKKYLSNLGIDNGRLRTVSYGKERPAAYGSNEDAWAANRRVEFTVAR; from the coding sequence GTGAATGGTCTCTGTGAGGAGTGCGGCGCCGACTCCGACTGCAAGGCCGGCTTCAAGTGCGAGGTCCAGACCGGCGGCGGCAACCGCTGCGTCCCGGCCGCGGAGTGCTACTCCAACCGCGACTGCTCGGGCGGCAAGGTCTGCCAGTCGGGCTCCTGCGTCGCCTGCGCGAGCGACGACGCCTGTGGCCCGAACATGATGTGCAACAACGGCGCCTGCCAGCCCAAGGCCGAGTGCTCCGTCGATGACGACTGCCGCGCCGGCAGCAACTGCATCGAGGGCCGCTGCGTCGCCGTGGGCCCCATCTGCCCGCAGGATCCCATCCGCTTCGCCTTCAACGAGTACTCGCTCTCGACCCAGGCCCGCACCTCGCTCAACGGCCTGGCCGACTGCCTCCGCCAGAAGGCGGGGAACGCCGCGGTGACCCTCGAGGGCCACTGTGACGAGCGCGGCACCGAGGAGTACAACATGACCCTCGGCGAGAAGCGCGCCGTGGCCGTCAAGAAGTACCTTTCGAACCTCGGCATCGACAACGGCCGCCTCCGCACCGTGAGCTACGGCAAGGAGCGCCCGGCCGCTTACGGCTCCAACGAGGACGCCTGGGCCGCCAACCGCCGCGTCGAGTTCACCGTCGCCCGGTAG
- a CDS encoding penicillin-binding protein 1A: MPANRTKRSSPPRKKRKNLFARLIFAAFVASIVVAVAAGMFLLHLTHDLPRFDQLVDYRPKESTKVYAADGTLVAELFEERRTVIPPGDIPEVLKRAILAAEDAYFYQHEGLDYGGILRTIVRNVMSGRIRGGASTITQQVVKTFLLSPEKTYERKLKEAILARRLEQNLSKDEILYLYLTQINFGHARYGIEEGARFYFSKGAKDLTLGEAALLAGIPQSPTRLSPLTHPDRAKKRQLYVLGQMLANGWITQAEHDREAARPIALKVSKPEGVGPYYVEEVRRYVIERYGVDAALTGGLKVHLGMDPEVQRVADRSLRAGLLAYDRRQGYRGPTGHLDEDARKAAEESLAKARAGGSGGAPLLVDLGTGKAVKATAGLTLTGAVEKASAKSVELWFGGPSVGLAVQDAPWAGKGRLASLKKGDLVQVEIAKVEDKKVELRLYQEPAVQGALVVLDPETRRVRAMVGGWDFAASSFNRATQAKRQPGSAFKPFVFGAALESGRWTPASVVVDAPESIRDPWTGESWKPRNYDRDVYEGNMTLRRALARSKNTVAVRLASELGVDAVIDFARRAGISSALPSTLSLALGSGDVTPMELANAFATLAAGGARAQPVLVEKVVDRDGNVLEENKSQAVIAISPAISYVLTRLLEAVVTEGTGKAADVLGRPTAGKTGTTNDGNDAWFAGYTADLVAVSWVGFDDPKPLGRGETGGRTAIAAWTELMKEIYKGKPARDFPMPEGVELAEIDPGTGLLAADDAGPGDSALTAFVSGTAPTQRALSPGVAHEDTPVELFLGGENP, from the coding sequence ATGCCTGCCAACCGCACCAAGCGCTCCTCGCCGCCGCGAAAGAAGCGCAAGAATCTCTTCGCCCGCCTGATCTTCGCCGCCTTCGTCGCGTCCATCGTGGTCGCGGTCGCCGCAGGGATGTTCCTGCTGCACCTCACACACGACCTTCCGCGCTTCGACCAGCTCGTAGACTACCGCCCGAAGGAGTCGACCAAGGTCTACGCCGCCGACGGCACCCTCGTCGCCGAGCTCTTCGAGGAACGCCGGACGGTCATCCCTCCCGGCGACATCCCGGAGGTGCTCAAGCGCGCCATCCTCGCGGCGGAGGACGCGTACTTCTACCAGCACGAGGGGCTGGACTACGGCGGGATCCTCCGCACCATCGTGCGCAACGTGATGTCCGGCCGGATCCGCGGCGGCGCGTCAACGATCACGCAACAGGTAGTGAAAACGTTTCTGCTGTCGCCCGAGAAGACCTACGAGCGAAAGCTCAAGGAGGCGATCCTCGCCCGGCGGCTGGAGCAGAACCTCTCGAAGGACGAGATCCTCTACCTCTACCTCACCCAGATCAACTTCGGCCACGCGCGCTACGGCATCGAAGAAGGCGCGCGCTTCTACTTTTCCAAGGGCGCGAAGGATCTCACTCTCGGTGAAGCCGCCCTCCTCGCGGGCATCCCACAATCGCCCACCCGCCTCTCGCCGCTGACCCATCCGGACCGCGCGAAGAAGCGCCAGCTCTACGTGCTCGGGCAGATGCTCGCCAACGGCTGGATCACGCAGGCCGAGCACGATCGCGAGGCCGCGCGCCCCATCGCGCTCAAGGTCTCGAAGCCCGAAGGTGTCGGGCCCTACTACGTGGAGGAGGTCCGCCGCTACGTGATCGAGCGCTACGGTGTAGACGCGGCTCTCACCGGGGGTTTGAAGGTCCATCTCGGGATGGATCCCGAGGTGCAGCGCGTGGCGGACCGTTCGCTGCGCGCCGGCCTCCTCGCCTACGATCGGCGACAAGGCTACCGGGGGCCGACCGGCCACCTCGACGAGGACGCGCGGAAGGCCGCCGAGGAGAGCCTCGCCAAGGCCCGCGCTGGAGGCTCCGGCGGAGCGCCGCTCCTCGTGGATCTCGGCACCGGGAAGGCGGTCAAGGCGACGGCGGGGCTCACGCTCACCGGCGCGGTGGAGAAGGCCTCCGCCAAGAGCGTGGAGCTCTGGTTCGGCGGGCCCAGCGTCGGGCTCGCGGTGCAGGACGCGCCCTGGGCCGGAAAGGGCCGCCTCGCCTCGCTGAAGAAGGGCGACCTCGTGCAGGTGGAGATCGCCAAGGTGGAGGACAAGAAGGTCGAGCTCCGCCTCTACCAGGAGCCCGCCGTGCAGGGCGCGCTGGTGGTCCTCGATCCCGAGACTCGGCGGGTTCGCGCGATGGTCGGCGGCTGGGACTTCGCGGCGAGCTCGTTCAACCGCGCCACCCAGGCCAAGCGCCAGCCGGGCTCGGCCTTCAAGCCCTTCGTCTTCGGTGCGGCGCTGGAGAGCGGACGCTGGACGCCGGCGAGCGTGGTCGTCGACGCGCCCGAGAGCATCCGCGATCCCTGGACCGGCGAGAGCTGGAAGCCCCGGAACTACGATCGGGACGTCTACGAGGGGAACATGACCCTCCGCCGCGCGCTCGCCCGCTCGAAGAACACGGTGGCCGTGCGGCTCGCCTCCGAGCTCGGCGTCGACGCCGTCATCGACTTCGCCCGGCGCGCGGGGATCTCGAGTGCCCTGCCCTCCACCTTGAGCCTCGCTCTCGGCTCGGGCGACGTGACGCCCATGGAGCTCGCGAACGCCTTCGCGACCCTCGCCGCCGGAGGCGCCCGAGCGCAGCCCGTGCTGGTGGAGAAGGTGGTCGATCGGGACGGCAACGTGCTCGAGGAGAACAAGTCCCAGGCGGTCATCGCGATCTCGCCGGCCATCAGCTACGTGCTCACGAGGCTCCTCGAGGCCGTGGTCACGGAGGGCACCGGCAAGGCCGCCGACGTCCTCGGCCGCCCTACTGCGGGCAAGACGGGCACCACCAACGACGGGAACGACGCCTGGTTCGCCGGCTACACCGCGGACCTGGTGGCGGTCTCGTGGGTGGGCTTCGACGATCCCAAGCCGCTCGGCCGTGGCGAGACCGGCGGCCGCACCGCCATCGCCGCGTGGACCGAGCTGATGAAGGAGATCTACAAGGGCAAGCCCGCCCGCGACTTCCCGATGCCGGAGGGCGTAGAGCTCGCGGAGATCGACCCCGGCACCGGCCTCCTCGCGGCGGACGACGCAGGTCCCGGGGACTCTGCGCTCACGGCCTTCGTCTCCGGCACCGCCCCCACCCAGCGCGCGCTCTCGCCGGGCGTCGCCCACGAGGACACGCCGGTGGAGCTCTTCCTCGGTGGCGAGAACCCGTAG
- a CDS encoding (2Fe-2S)-binding protein, which produces MGQGDELEDEDWDEPGDDWPSSFGPPLVLVCRCHCVEEREIEALIAEGADLAEIARRTGATTGCSGCRRQIESMLRAR; this is translated from the coding sequence ATGGGGCAGGGCGACGAGCTCGAAGACGAGGACTGGGACGAGCCCGGCGACGACTGGCCGTCGTCCTTCGGACCGCCGCTCGTCCTCGTCTGTCGTTGCCACTGCGTCGAAGAGCGCGAGATCGAGGCCTTGATCGCCGAGGGCGCCGACCTCGCGGAGATCGCCCGCAGGACCGGCGCGACCACCGGCTGCAGCGGCTGCCGCCGCCAGATCGAATCCATGCTTCGCGCCCGGTAA
- the iscX gene encoding Fe-S cluster assembly protein IscX, whose product MNWTDVRDIAIELCERHPGVKPLSVRFTDLHRWILEIPDFEGKPDGSNEKILEAIQMAWLDEFED is encoded by the coding sequence ATGAACTGGACCGACGTTCGCGACATCGCGATCGAGCTCTGCGAGCGCCACCCCGGCGTGAAGCCGCTCTCGGTGCGCTTCACCGACCTCCACCGGTGGATCCTCGAGATCCCGGACTTCGAGGGGAAGCCCGACGGCAGCAACGAGAAGATCCTCGAGGCGATCCAGATGGCCTGGCTCGACGAGTTCGAGGACTAG
- a CDS encoding 2Fe-2S iron-sulfur cluster-binding protein, which yields MPKITFANWGVTVEVKPGTSILDAAEQAEAQGVKMGHVCGGVCACSTCHCYVKVGFDSLEEASDREEDILDKAFDVKPMSRLGCQAEVGNKDLVVEVSEESLQAWYDEHPEERRAAEARGER from the coding sequence GTGCCCAAGATCACGTTCGCGAATTGGGGCGTCACCGTCGAGGTGAAGCCCGGCACCAGCATCCTGGACGCCGCGGAGCAGGCCGAGGCCCAGGGCGTGAAGATGGGCCACGTCTGCGGCGGCGTCTGCGCGTGCTCGACCTGCCACTGCTACGTCAAGGTGGGCTTCGACTCCCTCGAGGAGGCGTCGGACCGCGAGGAGGACATCCTCGACAAGGCCTTCGACGTGAAGCCGATGTCCCGCCTGGGCTGCCAGGCCGAGGTCGGCAACAAGGACCTGGTCGTGGAGGTCTCGGAGGAGTCCCTCCAGGCGTGGTACGACGAGCATCCCGAGGAGCGGCGCGCCGCCGAGGCGAGGGGGGAGCGATGA